The Lynx canadensis isolate LIC74 chromosome A2, mLynCan4.pri.v2, whole genome shotgun sequence DNA segment GAAACtgacaaatgaattttttaaatattccatttaagacagtaccaaaaaaaaaaaaaaaaaaaagaaaccctacaaaatacttaggaataaatttagcagAAAACATGCAAGGCATTTAAACTAAAaactgccaagaaaaaaaaagtgaattttttaaacctaaataaacatggaaaaactAACATGATCAGGTATAGGAAAACTTcgtattattaaaattttacttctcacCAACTGACTGGGAGATATATGGAAACGCCAATCAGAATCTGGggcatttttcattgtttttggaaACTTGACatgctgatttaaaatttttagaaacaggggcacctgggtggctcagttggttgagtgtccaacttaggctccagccatcatgatcttggggttcctgagttccagccccgtgtcagctcaccgctgtcagcacctagctgcttcggatcctctgtccccctctctctgcccttcccccactggtgctctgtctcaaaaataaaaacattagggggcgcctgggtggcgcagtcggttaagcgtccgacttcagccaggtcacgatctcgcggtccgtgagttcgagccccgcgtcgggctctgggctgatggctcagagcctggagcctcgttccgattctgtgtctccctctctctctgcccctcccccgttcatgctctgtctctctctgtcccaaaaataaataaacgttgaaaaaaaaaattaaaaaaaaaataaataaaaaataaaaacattaaaaaaataaaaaatagacatttttggaaatacaaaggacctagaaaatataaaacaatgttgaaaaggaaCCAATATAAAATACTTATACTACCTGACATCAGATTGCTGTAAAGGAACAGTGATGAAGAAAGTATGGCACAGGATTAACAAACAGATCAATGCAAGAGAACAGTGGAAAAACAGTGCATctaagaagaaacagaacataCTCGGATCAAATCTTCAAAGAGCCAGATAGATCTTCACTGCAGCAAATATGCCAAGATAAGTTTGAATTTACCATAGTTGGGGGAAAATTTCAAGTTACTTAGATCTTTCTAAGTTCAAAGAAGTGTACTTATAGCAATAAATAAGAAGCtaatgcaaaatgaaaaggccCTAAAGTTGAAAACCCAATGAAATGAACACTAAAGCAggtaatattaaataatttttcagatcTGCAAATGAAGGCCCCAGAAATGCTTCTTTGAAAATACTTTGGCCTGgaaattctgaattcttttttttttttaagtttatttattttttgagagagagaaaagcattagctggggaggggcagagggagagagggagacacagggagcCGGATGCCTGCTTGAATTCACctaccaggagatcatgacctgaagtgaagctggatgctcaaaggactgagccacccaggtgctactgaattctttttattattatgctaACCATTACACTGCTATTACACTACCATCAAGCCAGAAAAGCAccagtctttattttgagataataaacaaaaagagaCCATTTTAtgcccagaaaagaaagaaaagaaggacaacaggaaggaggacagaagagaaaaaaggaagcaaagggacagatgaatagcaaaaaaaaaaaaaaaaaaaaaaaagtatccaaatgaaaggaaaagtcacAGGGCAGAATGTTCCAGGGACAACCTAATATAAGCAAATAACATTCTAAACGAACAAATGGAGTTAATAAAATTGCAGACCTTTCTTATTACAAGCTTCATGGATTGcagaatttgattttttgtttctatttaaaaagtagaaataaaattgacTCTCAATGTTAAATGACGTAAGGAAACTACAAATGGGTAGCACCATGAGATCATcttgaagaaaattaataaaatgtgtcCATTTCCTTCCCTACTCCTAATTCCCAGGCTTGAACACACATTCCCACTCCATCACCAAAGAAATGAAGGTTTATGACTATGTAAAAGTTTGAAGATTGGTAGAAGTCTAAAAGATGTGTTAATAATAAAGGTTAGCACAGTACCCATGGATTaagaaataagattaaaaaaataagacttactGCTCTCTGTTCCTGGTGCCCCATAACATAACTCCTATTTCAAAAGTTAAGGTCCCTCACTCGCCTCCGATGGCCTGCCTCATCGTCCGCACGCCCTGCCGCTGCCCCGCAGAAATGCTTCGATTACCCGCAGTACTTCGCCAAATTAGGCCAGTGTCCAGGGCACTGGCTCCTCATCTTACTCGGGCCTATGCCAAAGATGTAAAATTTGGTGCAGATGCCCGAGCCTTAATGCTTCAAGGTGTAGACCTTTTAGCTGATGCTGTAGCTGTTACTATGGGGCCAAAGGGAAGAACAGTGATTATTGAACAGAGTTGGGGCAGTCCCAAAGTAACAAAAGACGGTGTGACTGTTGCAAAGTCAAttgatttaaaagataaatataaaaatattggcGCTAAACTTGTTCAAGACGTTGCCAATAACACAAATGAAAAGGCTGGAGATGGCACCACTACTGCTACTGTCCTGGCACGCTCTATTGCCAAGGAAGGCTTCGAGAAGATTAGCAAAGGTGCTAATCCAGTGGAAATCAGGAGAGGTGTGATGTTAGCTGTTGATGCTGTAATTGCTGAACTTAAGAAGCAGTCTAAACCTGTGACAACCCCTGAAGAAATTGCTCAGGTTGCTACCATTTCTGCAAATGGAGATAAAGAAATTGGCAACATCATTTCTGATGCAATGAAAAAGGTTGGAAGGAAAGGTGTCATCACAGTAAAGGATGGAAAAACACTAAATGATGAATTAGAAATTATTGAAGGCATGAAATTTGATCGAGGTTATATTTCTCCATACTTTATTAATACATCAAAAGGGCAGAAATGTGAATTCCAAGATGCCTATGTTCTGttgagtgaaaagaaaatttctagtGTCCAGTCCATTGTACCTGCTCTTGAAATTGCCAATGCTCACCGTAAGCCCTTGGTCATAATTGCTGAAGATGTTGATGGAGAAGCTCTGAGTACACTTGTTCCGAATAGGCTGAAAGTTGGTCTTCAGGTTGTAGCTGTCAAAGCTCCAGGTTTTGGTGACAATAGAAAGAACCAGCTTAAAGATATGGCTATTGCTACTGATGGTGCAGTGTTTGGAGAAGAAGGGTTGACTCTAAATCTTGAAGATGTTCAGCCTCATGACTTAGGAAAAGTTGGAGAAGTCATTGTGACCAAAGATGATGCCATGCTCTTAAAAGGAAAAGGTGACAAGGCTCAAATTGAAAAAcgtatccaagaaatcattgaaCAGTTAGATATCACAACTAgtgaatatgaaaaggaaaaactgaatgaACGTCTGGCAAAACTCTCAGATGGAGTAGCTGTGCTGAAGGTTGGTGGCACAAGCGATGttgaagtgaatgaaaaaaaagacagagttaCAGATGCCCTCAATCCTACCCGAGCTGCTGTTGAAGAAGGCATTGTTCTGGGAGGGGGTTGTGCCCTGCTTCGGTGCATTCCAGCCTTGGATTCAATAACTCCAGCTAATGAAGATCAAAAATTGGTATAGAAATCATTAAGAGAACACTCAAAATTCCTGCAATGACCATTGCTAAGAATGCAGGTGTTGAAGGATCATTGATAGTTGAGAAAATTATGCAGAGTTCCTCAGAAGTTGGTTATGATGCTATGCTTGGAGATTTTGTGAATATGGTCGAAAAGGGAATCATTGATCCAACTAAGGTTGTAAGAACTGCTTTATTGGATGCTGCTGGAGTGGACTCTCTGTTAACTACAGCAGAAGTTGTACTCACCGAAATTCCTAAGGAAGAGAAGGACCCTGGAATGGGCGGAATGGGAGGAATGGGAGGTGGTATGGGAGGTGGCATGTTCTAATTCCTAGAATAGCGCTTTACCATTGTTAATGAACTGTGAGAGGAAGCTCAAGGCAGTGCCCCTCAAGAATAACTTCAGAGAAGTCAGTTGAAGGAAATGACTGAAGAAAAGGCTGGCTGATGTTTAAGAAAATCACTATAACCATCAGTTACTGGTTTCAGTTGACAACATATAATGGTTTACTGCTGTCATTGTCCATGCCTacagataatttattttgtatttttgaataaaaagacATTTGTACATTCCTGATAACTGAATGCAAGAGCCATGTACCAATGTACTGCTTTCAACTTAAATCACTGAGGCATTTTTACTATTATTCTGTTAAAATCAGGATTTTAGTGCTTGCCATCACCAGATGAAAAGTTAAGAAGCAGCCTTTCTGTGGAGAGTAAGAATAATTGTGTACAAAGTAGAGAAATATCCAATTATGTGACAACCTTTGtgtaataaaaatttgtttaaactaaaaaaaaaaaacccaaaaaaacaaaaaaacaaaaaaattatccCATAGGTAAAAGATAACCcctaaggaaaaattttaaatggaaatacttGAAAACATACAGATTGATGATGTAGCAATACTATTTCAGGAGGCTTACTAAGCGCAAGTTAAGAAATCATCCCCTTCAATCAATTTCACTGAGCAAAAGTAATGGATATTGACCTGAATATGCAATACCTGTACCTTGAACAGGAAACCCTTACAACTAtcataatgtaaataattttatattctaagtaTTCAAAAATATCACCTTTTTACAAAGTGCTTATGATCACTGAAGAGTCATTAGAGACAGGAAAACACTGCTGTATGTTACATACGTGGAGTATGATGTGAGAGagaaaagtacattaaaatacCTGCTGGGAGTTTCAGCATAATTTTTAGCCTAAGCACTGAGAGGACTCTATGTgatttaattataattacatagatatacacatacacactaatatacatatatacatatacatagtatatataacatactaatatatgtacgtatacatatacactaATTACATGGAACAACAAATAAGGCCAATAAGTGGAAAAATCATCTTTCTTAATATAGTCACAAGATGCTAAATTCTAAagcttttcataaaaataataactattaagttattgtcatttattatttgaag contains these protein-coding regions:
- the LOC115508689 gene encoding LOW QUALITY PROTEIN: 60 kDa heat shock protein, mitochondrial-like (The sequence of the model RefSeq protein was modified relative to this genomic sequence to represent the inferred CDS: inserted 1 base in 1 codon), whose product is MACLIVRTPCRCPAEMLRLPAVLRQIRPVSRALAPHLTRAYAKDVKFGADARALMLQGVDLLADAVAVTMGPKGRTVIIEQSWGSPKVTKDGVTVAKSIDLKDKYKNIGAKLVQDVANNTNEKAGDGTTTATVLARSIAKEGFEKISKGANPVEIRRGVMLAVDAVIAELKKQSKPVTTPEEIAQVATISANGDKEIGNIISDAMKKVGRKGVITVKDGKTLNDELEIIEGMKFDRGYISPYFINTSKGQKCEFQDAYVLLSEKKISSVQSIVPALEIANAHRKPLVIIAEDVDGEALSTLVPNRLKVGLQVVAVKAPGFGDNRKNQLKDMAIATDGAVFGEEGLTLNLEDVQPHDLGKVGEVIVTKDDAMLLKGKGDKAQIEKRIQEIIEQLDITTSEYEKEKLNERLAKLSDGVAVLKVGGTSDVEVNEKKDRVTDALNPTRAAVEEGIVLGGGCALLRCIPALDSITPANEDQKXGIEIIKRTLKIPAMTIAKNAGVEGSLIVEKIMQSSSEVGYDAMLGDFVNMVEKGIIDPTKVVRTALLDAAGVDSLLTTAEVVLTEIPKEEKDPGMGGMGGMGGGMGGGMF